The following coding sequences are from one Humulus lupulus chromosome X, drHumLupu1.1, whole genome shotgun sequence window:
- the LOC133804063 gene encoding uncharacterized protein LOC133804063: MIINEESSYCYFHPREVVVGICPLCLNERLLILAANQGRRRSYSSARGSSSSSTTSYQNNKRPHHQNKKTTAPNIHFPKIFDFTSLLHRLEFRPWKSDFYQDDPDVSTSQEDSFISIKFEENGVASWEKNKANNSNNANANGAVVSKVSLENCNMSSWNHSFGNKETKTVVEHGKPRASSLRWRKRIGHLFQLTRWKRSNKGTVCHVSSKVEGVKVRNKGWIRTLTTKKKKTME; the protein is encoded by the exons ATGATCATTAACGAAGAAAGCTCGTACTGCTATTTTCACCCAAGAGAAGTTGTGGTAGGGATTTGTCCACTTTGTTTGAATGAAAGGCTTCTAATCTTGGCTGCAAACCAAGGCCGTCGTCGCTCATATTCATCGGCAAGAGGCAGCTCGAGCAGTAGTACTACTAGTTACCAAAATAATAAACGACCTCATCATCAGAACAAGAAGACTACTGCTCCTAATATTCATTTTCCCAAGATCTTCGATTTCACTTCCTTGCTTCACCGCCTTGAATTCAGGCCTTGGAAATCTGATTTTTATCAGGATGATCCTGATGTTTCAACCAGTCAAGAAg ATTCATTCATATCAATTAAGTTTGAAGAAAATGGAGTGGCCTCGTGGGAGAAGAACAAGGCCAATAATAGCAACAATGCTAATGCTAACGGTGCTGTAGTGTCAAAAGTGTCTCTAGAGAACTGTAACATGTCCTCCTGGAATCACAGCTTTGGAAACAAGGAGACCAAGACTGTGGTAGAGCATGGGAAGCCACGTGCCTCGTCGCTGAGGTGGCGGAAGCGGATTGGACACCTGTTCCAGCTCACCCGATGGAAGAGGTCAAACAAGGGGACAGTCTGCCACGTCAGCAGCAAGGTTGAAGGGGTCAAGGTAAGAAACAAGGGCTGGATAAGAACTCTGaccacaaagaagaagaagaccatGGAATAA